CCCTATCGGTTGCTATATTATTTTATCAAAAGATTGCAATATTTACAGGTCTTCCAAGTTCTTTCTTCTTATACCTTTTATTCCCTTAAAAAAACTTGGGGTGAAGCCTGTGGTCTTCTTGAATTGATTAGACAAATGTGCTGCGCTGCTGTAGTTCAATTTATAGGCGATTTCTTTAATCGATAGCTGGTCATAAATAAGCAACTCTTTGGCACGTTCAATTTTGTGGAGAATAATGTAATGTTCGATCGTGATTCCTTTGGTAAGTGAAAATATTACAGAAAGTGTATTGTAATCCACATGCAGCTTCTCACTTAAATAGTCAGAAAATTTTACCCGTGGTGCCTCTTCTTCGTAATGAATCATTTCGACTATGATGTTTCTTATTTTTTCTATCAATATTGCTTTATTATCATCCATGAGTTCTAAGCCTGATTTGCGTAAGGCTTTTTGGAGCAGATCATGCTTGCTGTGGGATAGTACTCCGTCTAACTCAATTTCTCCAAGTTCTATATTCGAAAATTTAATTTTTAGTTTTTCCAACTCTGATTTAACCATCAGTTTGCAGCGTAAACTAACCATATGTTGAATATATATCTTCATGCTATAAGAGGACTAAAACAAAACATGTAACTTTTATTAATTGATGTTTTATTACAAATGTATAATAATAGTTTGCGATATGCAAGGCGGTTTTACCAGAGCAGCTGAGAATACAGCATAGCAGTAACACAGTTATGCAATTTAATTGTAGTATCTAATCTGAATAATCAAAAGGTTGATTAGTGATAAATCAATCTTGAAAACACCGTGCTTGATAATTGCGTCACTATGGTTTCTACTTTAAAGCATCAAATAATTATATAATAATTAGAGGATAAAGTGCAATAAAAAAGAATTTTCCTTTGCTATCTTTGCAAAGTAATTGGTTTATGAAATGGTCAGGTTCCTCTGCATTTAAGGGGTGGTTATGAGTTGCAAATTTTGTAAATTGCATAAAATTGGTGGGAGTGACAAACCGCTTATTAAAAGCAATTATTAAAATATGAAGAGCAGAGTGGAGTAGTTTTGAAGTAGTTTTGAAATCATATCTTCAATAAGTTAATGGAATGTATCTCTCGATTAGAAAGGATGGAAGATTTGGATATTGGTAACTGTGAATAATATATGTTGATAATAATGCCAACTATTAGAGAAACCATAACAATGTTATTCTATTCTTTATAAAACAAACAAGCCGGGCATGCTGAACACCTTCGCTTTTTTTATACCGATATTTTTGTTGCTAGTGGCAATTGAAGCCGTTATCAGTTTTGCCCGTAAGGATGGAAAATATTCGGTAGGTAATACAGCTATTAATTTTACCATTGGTGCAATAGATCAGATTGGCTCGCTTTTTTATTTTGCTGTGTTTTTTTTCGTATTACAATACATGTACGATCATTTTAAATTAGTGGACATGCCATTAGATTGGCGGCAGTGGGTGTTGGCCTATCTTGCGGTTGACTTATTATCTTATTGGTATCATCGCTTATCTCATCGTGTTAGTATATTGTGGGCAGGACATATTACACATCATTCGTCTGAACTATTTAATCTCTCCAATGGATTTCGTACTTCCCTATTTCAGGGAATCAATAGAATTGTTTTTTGGGCATGCTTACCAATGCTTGGGTTTTCGCCTTATGTGCTCATTATCATTTTTAAAATTTCCGGCTTGTATGATTTTTTTATGCATACCGAGTATGTTCCAAGATTGCCGCTTTTAGAAAAAATCTTTATTACACCTTCATTGCATCGTGTTCACCATGGAAAAAATAAAATCTATATTGATAAAAATTATGGATCTACGTTTTCTATTTGGGATCGTTTATTCGGAACCTACCAGGCTGAAACCGAAAAAGTAGTTTATGGAATTACAAGCCCTGCAATAGGCGTTAATCCGATCGAAGCTATCAATCATTACTACATCTTATTGTGGCGCAACATAACACATGTTTCCCAATGGTATAAAAAGGTAATGGTATTGTTTTCTCCTCCCGAGTTGCTTGTGCAGCCCGTTGCAGTTGAACGTAAATCAGAACCGGAAAAATCCTTACATGAAAATAAGTCACTAAGAACATATGCGTATTGGCAAATGATGTTTTGCATTACCGGCTTTATCTGTTTACTCGCTTACATTGACTACTTAAGTCATTTTGAGTTAGTATTATCTTTTGCTGTTGTAGTAGTTTCCATGATTTATAGTACACTTATATTTAATAATCAGGTTTACGCTCAATTTCCTATAC
This portion of the Bacteroidota bacterium genome encodes:
- a CDS encoding helix-turn-helix transcriptional regulator; the protein is MKIYIQHMVSLRCKLMVKSELEKLKIKFSNIELGEIELDGVLSHSKHDLLQKALRKSGLELMDDNKAILIEKIRNIIVEMIHYEEEAPRVKFSDYLSEKLHVDYNTLSVIFSLTKGITIEHYIILHKIERAKELLIYDQLSIKEIAYKLNYSSAAHLSNQFKKTTGFTPSFFKGIKGIRRKNLEDL
- a CDS encoding sterol desaturase family protein, with the protein product MLNTFAFFIPIFLLLVAIEAVISFARKDGKYSVGNTAINFTIGAIDQIGSLFYFAVFFFVLQYMYDHFKLVDMPLDWRQWVLAYLAVDLLSYWYHRLSHRVSILWAGHITHHSSELFNLSNGFRTSLFQGINRIVFWACLPMLGFSPYVLIIIFKISGLYDFFMHTEYVPRLPLLEKIFITPSLHRVHHGKNKIYIDKNYGSTFSIWDRLFGTYQAETEKVVYGITSPAIGVNPIEAINHYYILLWRNITHVSQWYKKVMVLFSPPELLVQPVAVERKSEPEKSLHENKSLRTYAYWQMMFCITGFICLLAYIDYLSHFELVLSFAVVVVSMIYSTLIFNNQVYAQFPIRFFVWQVIAATLMFIFIEQFHQITFLLVFAFVSFSLVWLSFSDSAKNLRNIT